TGAGTAATGACTTTAGCTCCACAAGCACTACAGAATTTATCATTTTCTTTTAGGAGCTGTTTACAGTTTTTACATTCCATGGTTAGTTCAAATCTTGTGTAAGTTGTTGTTGTAAATCTTCTGTATGTTCAAAAAGCACAAAGTCTCCTTCTTTTAGATACGATATTTGCCCATTTTCTTCGCTTACCACCAAACAAAGTGCGTCGGTTTTTTCGGTGATTCCCACAGCGGCTCTATGTCTGAGTCCAAATCGTTGGGGTATGCGACGATCATTGCTCACTGGAAGTATAACTCTAGTTGCTGTTATTGTATTTTCTTCAATCACCATGGCTCCATCATGCAACGGACTGTTTTTATAAAAAACACTTTCAATAATGGGCTGGTTTACCTCAATCTTCATCTCGTCACCAGAGTTAGTAATAAAATCTAAACTGTTATTTCGTTTAATAACTATAAGCGCTCCTGTTTGGGATTTACTCATATTTACACATGCTTTTAAAATAGCTTCTACTTCAGTTTTATTCTCTTTTTCTGAAGAAAATAAATTGAATTTTCTCAACATTTTTTTACGGGCTGCAAAGTTGGTAGAGCCTAGCATGAGTAAAAACTTTCGTATTTCCTGCTGAAAAACTACGATTAAAGCAAACATTCCAACACCTAGAAATCCGCCAAGAATTTTACTTAGCAACTCCATCTGAAGTAATTCGGTTAGCCTCCAAATAGCATAGATAATTACAATACCTACAAAAATATTGATGGCTACAGTACCGCGAACCAACTTATACAGATAGTACATCAAAAATGCAACTAGCACGATGTCTATTCCGTCAATGATACGTATGTCAAAAAAGTCCAAAAGGGCGGTGCGTTTAGGTGGTTAAAGGTATAAAATTAGTCTGTATTGTTCATTGCATGTAACAAGGTTACACATTCAACGGCTTCTTTTACGTCGTGTACTCGTAATATACTTGCGCCTTTAAGAAGCGCTACAGTATTTAGTACTGTGGTTCCGTTTAGGGCTTCTTCTGGGGATGTGTTCAGCGTTTTGTAAATTGTTGATTTTCTTGAAATCCCTACTAAATATGGTGTTTCTAACGATTTAAACAGCTCTAAATGCTGTAGCAATTCAAAATTATGCTCGGGGGTTTTTGAAAACCCAAAACCAGGATCTGCAATGATATCATTTATGCCAGCGGCTCTAGCTTTTGCTATTTTTTCCGAAAAATAATACAATACTTCTTTGGTAATATTTTGGTATTGTGCATGAGTATTCATGGATTGAGGAGTCCCTTTTAGATGCATTAATATATACGGAACACCAAGTTTAGCAACAGTTGTAAACATACCGTCGTCTAGCGAACCACCACTTATGTCGTTTACTAATCCGGCGCCAGCAGCTATAGCGTTTAGTGCCACCTTGCTTCTAAAAGTGTCTATAGAAAGGTAGGCTTCAGGAAATTCTTTACTAAGGGCCTCAATAGTTGGGACAACACGGCTTAATTCTTCTTCTTCGGAAATATGAGTACTTCCTGGTCTGGAGCTGTAACCACCAATGTCTAAAAAAGTAGCGCCATGACGCATCATTTTTTCAGCTTGAGCAATCACATCTCTCAATATGGTAGTACGACCTCCATCGTAAAACGAATCGGGCGTTACGTTAATTATTCCCATGATTTTAGGAATCGACAGGTCTACTAAATTACCCTTACAATTAAGTGTGTACAATTTTCTATTTTAAGATATTTAAGCGAAATTTACGCAAATTCTAACGAACCATATGGTAGATACTTCAGAACAATATAATGAGGTGATAGAAACCTGTCGCACCTTGTTCATAAACAAGATGAAAGATTATGGTAGTGCGTGGCGTATTTTAAGGTTGCCATCGCTTACCGATCAGATTTTTATAAAAGCGCAGCGCATTCGTGGGCTCCAACAGAACGTAGAACAGAAAGTAGAGGAGGGTCAAGAAAGCGAATTTATTGGTATTATAAATTATAGTATTATGGCGCTGGTACAAATTGAAAAGGGCGTTGTAGAACAACCTGATCTTTCACTAGAAGAAGCTACCCAATGTTATGACGAACAAGTGGCGGTTACTAAACAATTGATGTTAGATAAAAACCACGATTATGGCGAAGCTTGGCGTGATATGCGCGTGAGTAGTCTAACAGATCTAATACTTCAGAAACTACTTCGAGTAAAACAAATAGAAGATAACCAAGGACAAACGTTAGTTAGCGAAGGTATAGATGCAAATTACCAGGACATGATTAATTATGCGGTGTTCGCCCTTATTTTGATCGCACAAAATAGTGCAAGTGCCAAAATTTCAAAATCATAAATTCTAAAATCAATGTCTCAAATAAATGATTTTGAAAATCGCACGTTTCAATTTGCTAAAGATTGTAGATGGGTCGTAAACGACTTAAATTCTTTTATTTTTAACACTGAAGATGGAAAACAGCTAATAAAGTTGTCAGGCTCGATAAGGGTAAATTAGATTGAAGCCAATAAAAAAAACTTGAGGCAAAAGACTGTTGGTTTAGATAAAAAATAACGAGGAAAGAAGTAAAAGAATCGCGATATTGGCTTAGGCTTTAAAAGTAATACTCAGACAAGATCAAATTAATGAACTTATAAGTGAGTCTGAATAACTAAAGAAAATTTATCTGCCATCTTTATAAAATTCGAATAAATCCCTTTTTTGGAATTTGGATTTTTAATTTTGGTGCTTATTTATACATTATGAAATACATTGTAGGCTTTCTTAGAATATTTGTTGGAATCTTTTTCATTATTAGCGGCTTTATTAAGTTAAACGACCCCGTAGGATTTTCGTTTAAATTGAAAGATTACTTCGCTCCAGATGTACTTAATTTAGAGTTTTTAGTGCCTTTTGCCTTAGCCATTGCAATTTTTGTGGTCATTTTTGAAGTGCTATTAGGTATTATGCTCATAGTAGGATATGCTAAAAAGTTTACGCTTTGGAGCCTGCTACTTATGATTCTGTTCTTTACTTTTTTAACGTTTTACTCTGCGTATTTCAATAAAGTTACAGACTGTGGTTGCTTCGGAGATGCCTTAAAATTAACTCCTTGGGAGTCGTTTTGGAAAGATGTGGTGTTAAGTATAATGATTCTTATACTCTTCTTCGGAAAACGTCATATACAACCCTTCTTTTCAAAGTTTGGAAGAACCATCATTGTTTTTGTGTGTTTTATAGCCAGTATGGCGTTTGCATATTATGTCCTACAACACCTGCCGTGGATAGATTTTAGAGCGTATAAAATAGGTGCTAATATTCAAGAAGGAATGGAAGTGCCTGAAGGCGCCCCGAAACCAATCTTTGAGTACAACTGGAAGTTCAATGTTAACGGCGCAGAAAAAATAGTAACCACCAACGGCGATTATCCAGATCAGGAAGGTGAGTTTATTGAAGTTGAAACTACAGAGATTCAGAAGGGGTATGAACCACCTGTGCACGATTTCAGCATAGAAAGAGAAGATGAAGACTACACTTCACATTTTTTAGAAGCAGAAAACTTAATCGTTGTAATTGCCTATAATCTACAAAACACCGAATTTGATGGCTTTGCAAATATGCGTACTATCACAGATAAAGCATTGAAATTAGGATATCAAGTAATAGGTCTTTCTGCATCTAGTCAAGAAAAAACCACACAACTTGCTGAGGATTATAATCTGAATTTCAAATTTTATTTCTGTGATGAAACAACGCTAAAAACTATTGTACGTAGTAATCCAGGGGTCTTAGAGTTACAAAAAGGAACTATCACGCAAAAACTTCATTGGAACGATGCGCTAGAGTTAAAACTAGAACAGCAGGAAAAGGCAGCACCTACGTTAGATGTTGGATTAAAGCAGCGATTAGATAGTATTGCAATTCTAGATCAGCGGTATCGAAAATTAATGCAGGCAGATACACGAGAAGCGAGAAAGGCGCTAGGTGAAGAAATGGGACTTTCAGAAGCAGAGTACAATGGAAATCTCTGGGAAATGCAGGAAGTTGTAGATAGTGCCAATATGGTTTTTGTTGATAGGATTTTTAATGAAAAAGGATACCCTGGAAAATCGTTGGTTGGTGAACCAACAAATACGGCGGCTTGGTATGTATTACAACACAACCCAGATAGAATTTCAGAATACCTTCCAATGATTAAAAAAGCGGGTGAAGCTGGAGAGCTACCCTTTAGATTAGTAGCCATGATGGAAGACAGATATTTAATGAATCAAGGAAAAATGCAGGTGTATGGTACACAAGGCAGAACAGATGATGGCGGTTCTTATATTTGGCCTATTGAAAATCCAGAAACTGTAAACGAACGACGTGAAAAAGCTGGATTTACTCAAACTGTAGAAATGTATGCCAAAGATTTATTTGGAGAAGATTTCGTATATGAAATACGCACCTTAGAAGATGTAAATCAAGAATAGTGGCAAAGTATGTACTTCAAAAAATAGGATATGCGTTATTGACGCTTTTTGGGGTTGTTACCGTTATCTTTATTTTATTTGCCATTTTACCAGGAGACCCAGCTCGTATGATGCTCGGGCAAAATGAAAATGCAGAACAACTGGCAAACGTAAAAAAGAAGTATGGCTTCGATAAGCCAATATCTAAGCAATACTTATATTATATAAACGATTTAGCTCCTCTTTCGTTTCATAGCACCAATGCCGAAGATTATACTTTTCGGTCTAACGGAAAGTATAGTGCCGCCCATTTATTTACAATTGGAGCAATAGATGTTGTAATAAAGTGGCCATATTTAAGAGCGTCTTTTCAGAAAAACGGTAAAGAGGTGAGCGCAGTCATTAAAGAAACACTGCCCAATACCTTTGTTCTTGCCATTTCTGCTATTGTAATTGCAATGTTTCTAGGTATTTTTTTAGGAATTTTATCGGTACTTTTTAAAGATGGCTGGGTCGATAAGCTTATTCAGTTAGTCAGTACGTTTGGGATGAGTGTTCCTTCTTTTTTTAGTGCGATTATTTTTGCTTGGTTGTTTGGATATGTACTTCATGAATACACAAACTTAAATATGACCGGGAGTCTGTACGAAGTAGATGATTTCGGAAATGGTACGTATATTCAATGGAAAAACATCATACTACCTGCTGTTGTACTAGGAATTAGACCTTTGGCAGTAGTGACTCAACTTATGCGTAACTCGTTGTTGGAAGTGTTGAGCCAAGACTATATTCGCACCGCCAAGGCAAAAGGACTTTCGTTTTGGAAAATAATTAAACGACATGCATTAAAAAATTCTTTAAATCCTGTAGTTACTGCTATTTCTGGATGGTTTGCTTCTATGCTGGCAGGAGCCGTTTTTGTAGAATACATCTTTGGCTGGAACGGTCTTGGAAAAGAAATTGTAGATGCGCTTAACACATTAGATTTACCAATTATTATGGGTGCGGTTCTGGTTATTGCCTCTTTGTTTATTGTAATCAATATCTTTGTAGATATAATTTACGGTTGGTTAGATCCTAAAGTGAGAACATAGCCGTCATTATTTTTAACTTAGACATACGAATACAAAATATACATTTATGAGACAGAAAATAGTAGCTGGAAACTGGAAGATGAATAATGATTTATCTGCTACACAAGACCTTTTAAAAGATTTGAAACAACAAGTTTTTCCAGAAGAAGTTATTGTCATGGTGGCTCCATCTTTTACAAATCTATACCCAGCTTTCGAAACCTTACGAGAGCACCCAGTTGAGGTTATTGCTCAGAATATGCATCAGTCTAAAAATGGGGCTTTTACAGGAGAGGTTTCTGCTAGTATGCTTCAGAGCGTGGGTGTGAATACAGTTATTATTGGCCATAGTGAGCGACGTGCTTATTTTCAAGAGAGTGATGCGCAGTTAGCCGAGAAAGTAAACACAGCATTAGAGAATGATATGAAGGTGATTTTTTGCGTTGGTGAAGAGCTTGCAGATAGAAATCATGGTGATCATTTTGAAGTAATTAAAGCACAGTTGGAAAGAGGTTTGTTTCATATTGCTGAGAAGAGCTGGAAACAAATTGTTGTAGCCTATGAGCCAGTTTGGGCAATTGGAACAGGTGAAACTGCTAGTCCGCAGCAAGCTCAAGAAATGCATGCTGTTATACGTGAGACGATAACAGAGCAATACTCAAAAGCAGTTGGACAAAATCTGTCTATATTATATGGGGGTAGTGTAAAACCAACCAATGCTGCTGAAATTTTTGGAAAAGAAGATGTAGACGGTGGCTTAATTGGAGGGGCCTCTTTAAAAGCATCAGATTTCATGGCTATTGTGAATGCGTTCTCCTAAACAATAACAGTACAACTAATTTATGTCGAATAGCTATATTGAATACAGTTTTAATGTAAGTCCGTTACAGCCTGGTACAGAAATATTAATCGCCGAACTTGGTTACGCGGGGTTCGAAAGTTTTGTAGAAAATGAATGCGGGGTACAGGCTTACATTCAAAAAGGAGATTGGAATAAAACGATTTTAGACGGAGTTCAAATTTTGAAATCGTCTGAGTTTGCTATTACATTTCAGCAAAAAGAGATCGAACAAGTAAATTGGAATGCAGAGTGGGAAAAGAACTTTAATCCCATAGAGGTTAGTAATACCTGTGCAGTGAGAGCCCCGTTTCATACCCCGTTTCATGTACAATATGAAATTGTAATTGAACCAAAGATGAGCTTCGGAACGGGTCATCATGAAACTACATTTATGATGCTTCAACAGCTACTAGAAACTCCTTGTGAAGGGAAGAAAGTGCTAGATATGGGTTGCGGCACTGCTGTATTGGCTATTCTGGCTGCTATGAGAGGTGCCAAACCAATAGACGCGATAGATATCGATTCGTGGTGCGTAGAAAATAGTATTGAAAATGTGGCCCGTAATGGTCAGGAACATATAAGCGTATTACTAGGAGGAGCGGAGGTCATTCCGAAGCATGAAAAATACGATATCATTATCGCAAATATTAATCGAAATATACTCTTGGAAGATATGGCAGCCTACGTGTCTGTGTTGCAAGATGGGGGTGTATTATTTTTAAGTGGTTTTTATAAAGATGACTTGCCAATTATTACCGAATCTTGCAATAATCTGGGCTTAACATTCGTTGAAAATAGGGAGAAAAATAACTGGATTGCGGCAAAATTTGTAAATTAGTGAGCATGAGCACCCAAGAAAAACAACTTGAAGATCTTCTGTTAGCCGAAAAGGTCAACAAACAAAACGAAATTGTACTTTACAATGACGATGTAAATACCTTCGATCATGTTATAGATACACTCATGTATGCCTGTGAGCATACACCAGAACAGGCAGAGCAATGTTCTATTATTGTGCATTACAAAGGTAAGTGTACAGTAAAAACAGGCTCGCTTTCAGAATTAAAACCCCGCTGCAGTATGTTGCTAGATGCAGGTCTTTCTGCGGAAATCGTCTAGGTCTAAAACAAGGAAGGATTTTTAGAGCTGCATTAAACATTTTTGGTGGCGGCTCATACTCTCAAAGATTTTTTTACCTTAGACAAAATTTTATTTTATGCAAAAGCAGCTACTTCTTATAGTTATCTTACTTGCGTGTGTGCCATTTTATGCACAAGAACAAAATATAGATAGCCTTAAGCAGGTGCTTTTAACTTCTAACGATACTAGTGCTAAGGCATCTGCTTATAAATCAATTCTTCAGAATGTAACAGAAGATTCATTGGCTTTCCAAAAGTATCTTCATGAAGGGATTGATTTCTCTCGAAAAATATCAGATAAAAAAACCGAATTAGAATTGGCTTTCGCGTACTGTCAGAATTTATATGATACTGGGCACTATGATAAAGTAATTGGTAAGGTTGATTCTTTGCATTCTCTTTTTGAAAAAGAGGGGTTGATAGCGCTAAAGGCTAAATTGTATAATATAGCAGGAAGTGCCTATTGCATGAAATCTGATTATGCAAATGGCTCTGTACAATTCTTAGAATACTTAGAAACAGCAAAGCGATTAGAAGATGATCCAAAGAGTGTTGCATTGGCAAACAACAATATAGGGATGTCTTTACTCAATATGAAACGCTATAAACAAGCCATTCCGTACATAGAAAATTCGTTAGAGTTTCAGCAAAAGTATGATTCAAAAGTAAAGGCTAGAGCTCATTGGAATTTGGGTATCTGCCATATGGAACTTTTGGAGTACGACAAAGCCTTACAAATATTTATAGCGGGTGTTGAAGAGGCAAACAGGGTGGGAGATGCGTATGGAGCAGCTGGAAACCAGACTTGCATTGCTTCTGTGCTTTCTAGACAACGAAATTTTGATGAGGGAATTCCTGCGTATATAAAAGCCTATGAGATGAGCGTTGATGCAAACCTTGAGGATTTTAAAGTAATTGAAGCACTTAGTGGTGTTATCTGGGGGTATAACATGTCATCACAAGCAGAAAAGGCAGTTAAGTATATCGCAATTGCAGACAGTATTATTGAAGCGAATAATATGCCTGACATTAGAAACAGAGAATATCTTTTCTTTAAAAGTACCAACCTCATGCTGCGTGGTAAGCCTATGGAAGCAGATCCTTATTTTCTGAGATATGAAAAGGCTCTAGACAGTATGTATGATGTAAAGAATATTGAGATTATACAGGAAAAGGAAACCGAATTTCGAACCAAGGAAAAAGAACAGATGGTCGAGCTGCAAAAGGCAAAGCTAGACTTTCAAAACTTACTTATCATTCTGTTGGGCTGTGGTGTGGTTTTGCTTGCGCTGATTGGGTTTTTAATTTATCGTCAACAACGACTAAAAATTAAGCATCAAGAGCAAGAACAAGCTCTTAAAGAAGCTTTACACGTGCTGGAGACTACAAATAAATTAGAAGAACAGCGTCTTCGTATTTCGAAAGAATTACACGATAATATTGGTTCTCAACTTACCTATCTTGCAAGTGCAGCGCAGAATATAGGTCATGGTATTACGTTGACTACAACCGAAGTAACTCAAGAAAAATTAGAGAAACTTTCAGACTTTAGTCAAGAAGCAATAAGAGACTTGCGCGATACTATTTGGGTTATGAATAGAAGTTCTATTTCTTGGGACGATTTAGTAGAACGCGTAAGATATCTTACCCATAAAGTAGCAAATACAACAGGAATTGATGTTGTCGTTACAAAAACAGGTGCCGATACTGTTTTGCTAGATCCTGCGCAAACCATGAACATTTTTAGAATTATACAAGAGGCCATTAATAATGCAGTAAAACATGCACAAGCCAGTAAGATTGAAGTTGCCATTGTCGCTGATAAGCAACCTGTTGTGAAGATTATTGATAACGGAATTGGCTACAACCCCTCAGAAGTATTTAATAATAGTAATGGGTTGACGAATATGAAATCTAGAGCACAAGTATTAGATGCTGACTTAGAAATTACAAGTACTAATAAAGGGACCGAAGTTAGTTTGAAATTACCACCTCTGTCATAACCTAATAGCCAACTACATCTTGTCGAACTGACTTTTTACATTTTTTTGACACTTTTTTGACTCCTTTATTATCCGTATTCGGTGTAGCGGTCTTACATTCGTAGGAAAGTTTACATGCTATGAAATATATCCTAATCATTGTTTTGTTGAGTATAACCACCTCTGTTTTTGGTCAGAAGACTGAAACGCTTTCTATTCTAAAAGCTGATACTACCTGGGGTAAAGAAATTATTAAGTTTCCGGTAGCCTGGGCGCCAAAAGTAAAATATAAAGGATTTGAAGAGTTGCGATTCTCACCGGGCTGGAAACATCCTGAAAGTGACCAATTTTGGTCGTATGTTTTAGCATGGAATGTACAGACTGATCGAGCGCTCACCGCGGTTGAAATAGCAGCAAACCTAGAATATTATTTCGACGGTCTTATGAAACCCAACCATTGGGCACAATCGTTTCCAGAGCCTGTTGTTGTTTTGATTAAAGAAAATGAAAAAGGAAACACAACAGAATTTAAAGGAAAAATGAAGTTTTTTGACGGTTTTCACACGGGTAAAATGATTACCAAAAACATTTTGGCGCAACAACTATTTTGTGAAACCACAGGCAAAACTATTTTAGTGTGTAGAATGTCAATAAAGGACTTTGAACACACCGTTTGGAAGGATTTGGACGAAGTTAAGCTAAAACAAGATGTATGCGAGTAGTGCACAAAGCTAAACAAGCCCTAAGCTGTCTGCTCGGACTTGTTTAAAATAGTCTGGTTTTAGAAAATGTATGTTTTACATCGATTTTAAAAAGTACACTTGCGTATCTTTTGAATCTAGAATTACTGTGTTTAAACCTTTCGAACTATCTAATATTAGGTCTCCCTCGTCTTCAATATTATTCTTGTTAGCATCACAATAAAAAGCAAGATAATAAGAAGCTTTCAAAGGCTTCGGGTTTATCATAGATTCTGGTTTTTTCGGAATAGCCATAACCACGTCAAGCGGAACTGCAGTAAGCGAAACTGTTTTTCGGGCAACGACACTGGCTTTAGTGTCTGCCATAGCTTCGTCATAACCATAAAGGGTGACAACTGCCGTGGGGTTTTGAAGTTTTATATCTGTTAAGCTTCTAAGTCTAATGGTTACAGAATTGTCTACAATTTCTTTGTCTTTAGTGTCTGACGACTTGCAGGAACTGCTACAGATTGCTATTGCACAAATACAGATAAATGCAAATAGGTGTTTACATTGTTTCATTTTGGTTAGTTTAAGTTGAAAATTTAAATGAATGATTAGCGGGGAGTGTTTCATAGCACCTCGGTCATAGATCGCTATTAGATAGCAAGTTAAAATAATTTTAACAATTTAATACGAAAGAAATTTCGGACAAATAAATAGTGAGATGTGCTCAAAAATCATTTAAAGAACGCGTTGAAAAAAGCAACATGGGTTTTGCATTTCATTTCGAAGGTTGAGCGGGCTCATTGTCTCTATAAAACACAAAACCACATTCTTAAAAAGAACGTGGTTTATTGAGTGTCGTGACCTCGACAGGATTCAAACCTGTAACCTCTTGAGCCGTAATCAAGTGCGCTATTCAGTTGCGCCACGAGGCCGAAAATGTACTTACAAAAGAATTTTCCTTTGTTTGCGGGTGCAAATATATTTCTTTTTACCTTTATAGACAAAGTACTTCCATAAAAAGATGTTGAATATTGAACAATACATTCGAGATATTAAAGATTTTCCTAAGCAAGGGGTTGATTTCAAAGATATAACACCACTATTAGCAAATCCAGAAGCAATGAGAATTTGTGCGCAAGAATTGCTAAACCTTACAGAAATGCAGCCAATAGATAAGGTGGTGGCTATTGAAGCTAGAGGTTTTTTCTTTGCAAGCTTGTTGGCAGAAAAGTTGAATGCTGGATTCGTGCCTATACGCAAGCCTGGGAAATTACCTTTCGATACGCTAAAACAACCTTATACATTAGAATATGGAATGGATACCTTAGAAATTCATGAAGATGCTATTCAAAAAGGAGATCTAGTTTTATTACATGACGATGTGCTGGCTACTGGAGGAACGGCCCAAGCCGCATGTAGATTGGTAGAACAACTAGGAGGGAAGGTAGTACAATGTAACTTCTTAATAGAACTCTCCTTTTTAAAAGGAACTGAAAAATTGAAGTACTACGAAGTAAGATCGCTACTTACTTATTAATCCAGAGCGTTTTTTGTTACCCATAGTTTGTATGCAAAAATTGCTAACTGAAACTTTGATGCCTTTGCTAAATCCAACTTACGCTTCGTAAAACTAGGTAACAATACTTTGTTTGCCTTTGCAAGTATTTTAAAAAGCTTTTTTTTCATTTTATTAAAAAAGAATAGTCTTACAATATAGTAAGACTATTCCAGATGTTTATGGCGTTTTTGTTTACTGTTCAATAACTATCATTTCTATAGGTTCATCATCATCTGTGCTGGTGCTAATCGTTTGCTTACTACCCATGCCATTATCGCTCTGAATTTTTATTCGCGTAATTTCACCATTCGCATTACGTTTTACTCTGCTGTAATTAAAAGTAACTCCTTTGGCTTCCATCTCTTTTTTTATAGTAGCTAATTCTGCGTCTGTCGTGTTTTTATAAATAGTAGCTCTTGCGCCCCTTCCAGCCGATTTGTTTCTTGCAATCTGAGCATAGCCACGAGCAATTTTTCGCTCTTCATTCATTAACTTTCTACTATTTTCACGCAATTTTGCTACTTCTTCGCGCACATCTTCTTGCTCCTCACGAATCTCTTCACGTATTTCGGCCATTTCACTTCTGCGACGTGACATGGTTTCTCTTCTTTTATCAATGCTAGTTTCGCGCATTTTTTCGCGTTTAGAAAGCATCTTTTCTCGAACCTTCATTCGTTCTTTTATTTTTTCAGATCCAAATCCAGAAGTGCCTTCCTCGGTATCCATATAGAAATAAAAATCGTCTATAGCGTCGCCATCATCGTCGTTCACACTGTAACTACCGCTCATACCATTGCCTTTGTAAGAAACCGATATTGATGTGATTTCATTTTTTGCATTGAAATTCACATTTTTATAGTTAAATATAATGTTATGATCTCGTTTTAGTTCTTCTTTAATAGCGTCTAGCTTTTCTTTGGTTGTATTTTTCGTGATTTTAATACGAACCTCCTTTACAGCATCTGTTTGTAGGCGTTTTACTTCGGAAATTTTCTCGCTATCAATAGACGCCTGGTTTATTTTGTTTTCTGATGTTTGAAGGGGTGTGGTAACGTTAGTGGTAGGTGTTGGTACTTTAACAAAAGTAGAGACTCCATTAAAGACTAAGACACCGTCTTCTCCTTGTTTGCCATATTTCTTAGCACCGTCTTCTGGGTTAAACATCTCTATAGTTCCATCTAGTTGAATGGTTTTGTCTACTGGCAACTCATTTTTAAGATACTTTTTTCCATTGATGATATACAGCGGATTTTTACCCAATTGTATCTTTTTAGAAGTGTCACCTGATGACATTTTCCCTTGTCTTAAATCACTAGTTGGAGCCAGTACCTTATTGTTGGCTATTACTAGATTGTCTTTGGTAATCTTTATTTGAACAGTTTCCTTACCTGTTTCGGTTACAAGTAATTCGCCCTTGTCACTAACCGCTAGTTGGTAGATTGTTTGAATTGGCACTTTAGCCCCTCTATCGAAACGAGTATAAAAATGATCATTGCCTTTAAATTTTGTAGTAAAGCTAAAGTTGGTGAGCAATCCTTCGGCGTTACGTTTTCTGTTGTCTATTTTAACTAAACTTTCTGGGTGATGGGTGCCAAAGTAGTTTTCAATGGCATCTAGTTGAAAGTCGGTAGTTTCCGCAGAAAATTGAAGGGTCATTTTGTTTGGTGAAATAGTAGGGTTTGCTACTTCAGATGCGTTGGTGTTTACTTCATTGTACTTTACTACTTCTACAGTGTTAAAACTCCATAAAAAGAGCGCTAGTGCCGGTAGCACTAACATTAATTTAAACTGGTTGTACTTGTTTGAACTTCTTTTGTTTAACATAATGATTCGTTTTTTGACCTGTCCATTCTGAAAACCAAGACTTATTGGTCGTCCAAAAACATTCAGGCGGGTTGATGAATGATAAAAATTATTAGTAAGCGCTGGAACTGGCAAGGCTG
This Rasiella rasia DNA region includes the following protein-coding sequences:
- the tpiA gene encoding triose-phosphate isomerase, translating into MRQKIVAGNWKMNNDLSATQDLLKDLKQQVFPEEVIVMVAPSFTNLYPAFETLREHPVEVIAQNMHQSKNGAFTGEVSASMLQSVGVNTVIIGHSERRAYFQESDAQLAEKVNTALENDMKVIFCVGEELADRNHGDHFEVIKAQLERGLFHIAEKSWKQIVVAYEPVWAIGTGETASPQQAQEMHAVIRETITEQYSKAVGQNLSILYGGSVKPTNAAEIFGKEDVDGGLIGGASLKASDFMAIVNAFS
- the cdaA gene encoding diadenylate cyclase CdaA — encoded protein: MDFFDIRIIDGIDIVLVAFLMYYLYKLVRGTVAINIFVGIVIIYAIWRLTELLQMELLSKILGGFLGVGMFALIVVFQQEIRKFLLMLGSTNFAARKKMLRKFNLFSSEKENKTEVEAILKACVNMSKSQTGALIVIKRNNSLDFITNSGDEMKIEVNQPIIESVFYKNSPLHDGAMVIEENTITATRVILPVSNDRRIPQRFGLRHRAAVGITEKTDALCLVVSEENGQISYLKEGDFVLFEHTEDLQQQLTQDLN
- a CDS encoding BT_3928 family protein, translated to MKYIVGFLRIFVGIFFIISGFIKLNDPVGFSFKLKDYFAPDVLNLEFLVPFALAIAIFVVIFEVLLGIMLIVGYAKKFTLWSLLLMILFFTFLTFYSAYFNKVTDCGCFGDALKLTPWESFWKDVVLSIMILILFFGKRHIQPFFSKFGRTIIVFVCFIASMAFAYYVLQHLPWIDFRAYKIGANIQEGMEVPEGAPKPIFEYNWKFNVNGAEKIVTTNGDYPDQEGEFIEVETTEIQKGYEPPVHDFSIEREDEDYTSHFLEAENLIVVIAYNLQNTEFDGFANMRTITDKALKLGYQVIGLSASSQEKTTQLAEDYNLNFKFYFCDETTLKTIVRSNPGVLELQKGTITQKLHWNDALELKLEQQEKAAPTLDVGLKQRLDSIAILDQRYRKLMQADTREARKALGEEMGLSEAEYNGNLWEMQEVVDSANMVFVDRIFNEKGYPGKSLVGEPTNTAAWYVLQHNPDRISEYLPMIKKAGEAGELPFRLVAMMEDRYLMNQGKMQVYGTQGRTDDGGSYIWPIENPETVNERREKAGFTQTVEMYAKDLFGEDFVYEIRTLEDVNQE
- a CDS encoding DUF1599 domain-containing protein codes for the protein MVDTSEQYNEVIETCRTLFINKMKDYGSAWRILRLPSLTDQIFIKAQRIRGLQQNVEQKVEEGQESEFIGIINYSIMALVQIEKGVVEQPDLSLEEATQCYDEQVAVTKQLMLDKNHDYGEAWRDMRVSSLTDLILQKLLRVKQIEDNQGQTLVSEGIDANYQDMINYAVFALILIAQNSASAKISKS
- a CDS encoding ABC transporter permease, which translates into the protein MAKYVLQKIGYALLTLFGVVTVIFILFAILPGDPARMMLGQNENAEQLANVKKKYGFDKPISKQYLYYINDLAPLSFHSTNAEDYTFRSNGKYSAAHLFTIGAIDVVIKWPYLRASFQKNGKEVSAVIKETLPNTFVLAISAIVIAMFLGIFLGILSVLFKDGWVDKLIQLVSTFGMSVPSFFSAIIFAWLFGYVLHEYTNLNMTGSLYEVDDFGNGTYIQWKNIILPAVVLGIRPLAVVTQLMRNSLLEVLSQDYIRTAKAKGLSFWKIIKRHALKNSLNPVVTAISGWFASMLAGAVFVEYIFGWNGLGKEIVDALNTLDLPIIMGAVLVIASLFIVINIFVDIIYGWLDPKVRT
- the folP gene encoding dihydropteroate synthase; translated protein: MGIINVTPDSFYDGGRTTILRDVIAQAEKMMRHGATFLDIGGYSSRPGSTHISEEEELSRVVPTIEALSKEFPEAYLSIDTFRSKVALNAIAAGAGLVNDISGGSLDDGMFTTVAKLGVPYILMHLKGTPQSMNTHAQYQNITKEVLYYFSEKIAKARAAGINDIIADPGFGFSKTPEHNFELLQHLELFKSLETPYLVGISRKSTIYKTLNTSPEEALNGTTVLNTVALLKGASILRVHDVKEAVECVTLLHAMNNTD